From a single Rosa rugosa chromosome 7, drRosRugo1.1, whole genome shotgun sequence genomic region:
- the LOC133720755 gene encoding pectin acetylesterase 5-like, protein MAGSTANLRLRSLVWWRKWARKDWAIATFAFTVIVFLLTLISNSWCDEPDSAVTNPFDPTTAADLVDLTLLHDAERRGALCLDGSAPGYHFRKGFGSGAKNWLLHIEGGGWCNTIESCSLRKRTALGSSKYMDRRVQFSGILSSQPLENPDFFNWNKVKIRYCDGASFAGHPENEPKNGSKLYFRGQLIWEALMDELLSIGLSKAKQALLSGCSAGGLATLIHCDDFRGLLPRDSTVKCLADAGFFLDEKDVNRNRTMRTFYRDVVVLQDLAKSLHKDCVARKEPAKCLFPEEIIKHVSTPVFLVNPAYDFWQIQHILIPEASDPHGYWKKCKLNIYNCNPSQIETLQGFRRSMLNALNEFQKNKEGGTFINSCFIHCQTWFSETWHSPSSPRINHKTIAESVGDWYFNRNVAKQIDCPFPCNPTCYHMNFTQFSRG, encoded by the exons ATGGCGGGGTCAACGGCGAACCTCAGACTCCGCAGCCTTGTATGGTGGAGAAAGTGGGCCAGAAAGGACTGGGCAATCGCCACCTTCGCCTTCACCGTCATCGTCTTCCTTCTCACTCTCATCTCCAACTCTTGGTGCGACGAGCCTGACTCCGCCGTCACCAACCCCTTCGATCCAACCACCGCCGCCGATTTGGTCGACTTGACTCTGCTGCACGACGCCGAACGCAGAGGCGCCC TTTGCTTAGATGGGAGTGCTCCCGGGTACCATTTCCGAAAGGGGTTCGGATCCGGAGCCAAAAATTGGCTGCTTCACATTGAG GGTGGAGGTTGGTGCAATACAATAGAATCATGTTCTTTGCGGAAAAGGACTGCATTGGGATCTTCCAAGTACATGGATCGTAGGGTTCAGTTTTCCGGGATTTTGAGCTCTCAGCCGTTAGAAAATCCTG ACTTCTTTAACTGGAACAAAGTCAAAATACGGTACTGTGATGGCGCGTCTTTTGCTGGCCACCCCGAAAATGAGCCCAAG AATGGATCAAAGCTTTACTTTAGGGGACAGCTCATCTGGGAAGCACTTATGGATGAACTCTTGTCAATTGGCTTGTCAAAGGCGAAACAG GCACTTCTTTCTGGATGCTCTGCCGGTGGGTTGGCAACTCTTATACACTGTGATGACTTTCGAGGTCTTCTACCTAGGGATTCAACTGTCAAATGCCTTGCTGATGCAGGTTTTTTTCTCGATGA GAAAGATGTTAACCGAAACCGGACCATGAGAACTTTTTATCGTGATGTTGTGGTTCTTCAG GATTTAGCAAAAAGTTTGCACAAGGATTGTGTTGCAAGAAAGGAACCAGCTAAG TGTCTCTTTCCCGAAGAAATTATTAAACACGTTAGCACTCCAGTGTTCCTTGTCAACCCAGCTTATGATTTTTGGCAG ATACAACATATCTTGATACCTGAAGCATCAGATCCGCATGGCTACTGGAAAAAGTGCAAGCTCAACATCTATAATTGCAATCCTAGCCAGATTGAAACACTGCAAG GTTTCCGTCGTTCTATGCTAAATGCACTGAACGAATTCCAGAAAAATAAGGAGGGAGGAACTTTTATAAATTCATGTTTTATTCATTGCCAGACATGGTTTTCAGAGACATGGCATTCACCCAGTTCTCCACGAATAAACCATAAG ACAATTGCAGAGTCTGTGGGTGATTGGTACTTTAATCGAAATGTTGCAAAGCAAATTGACTGCCCATTTCCATGCAATCCCACCTGTTATCATATGAATTTCACTCAATTTTCACGAGGTTGA
- the LOC133720754 gene encoding dol-P-Glc:Glc(2)Man(9)GlcNAc(2)-PP-Dol alpha-1,2-glucosyltransferase, which yields MGRIAVATIVSLWVVPISILVNHIVPEPYMDEIFHVPQAQQYCKGNFRSWDPMITTPPGLYYLSLAHVACLLFPGTSFVKAASSFSEGCSTAILRSSNGVLAVVCSVLVYEIIRHLRPNLDERKATLIAVVLAMFPLHWFFTFLYYTDVASLAAVLAMYLACLKKRYWFSALLGALAVVIRQTNIVWILFVCCSEVINITLAGQRDRIGVDDTDFSVRKNSRSIPKNSVSNLRKRKVSSSADTEIHSMLTSSVSSQSCTSGLLNETKAIFQKLWHMKLEFLVSFSPFIMVFASFVAFVRWNGSVVLGAKEAHAVSPHFAQIMYFGLFSVLATAPTYCSFSQAAELSRSSWKNKSLGFSQITLALVAGFISIHFFSIAHPYLLADNRHYPFYLWRKVIKAHWSMKYLLVPLYVYSWLSIITRLGKVQRKIWVLAFFLATAAVLVPAPLIEFRYYTIPFFFLILHSHIDDYQSWLVMGFLYTTVNAFTMVMFLYRPFHWSHEPGTQRFIW from the exons ATGGGTAGGATAGCTGTGGCAACAATTGTGAGCTTGTGGGTAGTTCCCATCTCAATCCTTGTCAATCACATTGTTCCTGAACCTTACATG GATGAGATTTTCCATGTGCCTCAGGCTCAACAGTACTGCAAAGGCAATTTCAGAAGCTGGGATCCCATGATCACAACTCCTCCTGGCCT GTACTATCTTTCACTAGCCCATGTTGCTTGTTTGTTGTTTCCAGGCACGTCTTTCGTAAAAGCAGCCTCTTCGTTTTCTGAAGGCTGCTCCACCGCGATTCTTCGCTCCTCGAATGGTGTTTTGGCAGTGGTTTGCAGTGTTCTTGTATATGAGATAATCAGACATTTGAGACCAAATCTTGATGAAAGAAAAGCAACTCTTATTGCAGTAGTTCTAGCTATGTTTCCTCTCCATTGGTTCTTCACGTTTCTCTATTATACAGATGTTGCATCACTTGCTGCAGTGCTTGCTATGTATCTTGCGTGTTTGAAGAAGAGATACTGGTTCAGTGCATTG CTTGGTGCCCTGGCAGTCGTTATTCGGCAAACGAATATTGTATGGATACTTTTTGTGTGTTGCAGTGAGGTTATAAATATTACTTTGGCTGGTCAAAGAGATAGGATAGGTGTTGATGACACTGACTTCTCAGTTAGGAAGAATAGTAGGTCAATTCCTAAAAACAGTGTTTCAAACTTGAGGAAACGGAAGGTCAGCAGTTCAGCAGATACTGAGATACATTCAATGCTGACTTCAAGTGTTTCTTCTCAAAGTTGCACATCAG GTCTTCTCAATGAAACTAAGGCCATCTTTCAAAAACTGTGGCACATGAAGTTGGAATTTCTGGTTTCTTTTAGTCCTTTTATTATGGTATTTGCAAGCTTTGTTGCTTTTGTTCGTTGGAATGGGAGTGTTGTTCTAG GTGCGAAAGAAGCTCATGCAGTTTCTCCACATTTTGCACAGATCATGTATTTTGGTCTGTTTTCTGTTCTTGCTACGGCTCCAACGTACTGTAGTTTCAGTCAAGCTGCAGAGTTATCCCGGTCAAGTTGGAAGAACAAGTCTCTTGGTTTCTCTCAAATTACATTGGCACTAGTTGCTGGCTTCATCTCCATTCATTTTTTCAG CATAGCTCATCCCTATCTTCTAGCGGATAACCGGCATTATCCCTTTTATCTTTGGCGGAAGGTCATCAAAGCTCATTGGTCAATGAAGTACCTTCTAGTTCCACTTTATGTTTATTCATGGCTTTCCATCATCACTAGATTGG GGAAGGTTCAGAGGAAGATATGGGTGCTGGCATTTTTCTTGGCCACTGCTGCGGTTTTGGTCCCAGCGCCACTGATTGAGTTTAGATATTATACTATTCCATTCTTTTTCTTGATACTACATTCTCATATTGATGATTACCAAAGTTGGCTGGTCATGGGGTTTCTGTACACAACTGTAAACGCCTTCACAATGGTGATGTTCTTGTATCGCCCGTTCCATTGGTCCCATGAACCCGGAACACAGAGGTTTATATGGTAG